One segment of Thioflexithrix psekupsensis DNA contains the following:
- a CDS encoding GAF domain-containing protein: MSAHNVSLDRFHLIEAELEALFQVGKVLGRSLDLQETLQEVLKVLHERTGMQYGVVTLRDEQGILFVNAVYAGDKEEPPKFSYRPGEGIIGSVMETKKTLIVPRAGDDARFLDRLGLYERRLPFIGVPIYVNQDVEGVLAAQPHSSQSELLDERARFMEMVAQLIAQSVRLANEIEKERQDLTDERDRLQRTIRLNYGFDNIVGHSKAMQRVFEMVRQVAKWNTTIPKLCEI, from the coding sequence GTGTCTGCTCATAATGTATCGCTGGATCGTTTTCACCTGATTGAAGCAGAATTAGAAGCTCTGTTTCAAGTGGGGAAAGTTTTGGGGCGTTCTCTTGATTTACAAGAAACACTACAAGAAGTTTTAAAAGTTTTACACGAACGTACAGGAATGCAATACGGTGTGGTGACTTTGCGGGATGAACAAGGCATATTATTTGTCAATGCGGTGTATGCGGGTGACAAGGAAGAACCGCCTAAATTTAGCTATCGTCCCGGTGAGGGAATTATTGGCTCGGTCATGGAAACGAAAAAAACCTTGATTGTACCACGAGCAGGAGACGATGCGCGCTTTTTGGATCGATTGGGTTTATATGAGCGGCGTTTGCCATTTATTGGCGTGCCAATTTATGTGAATCAAGATGTCGAAGGCGTATTAGCCGCACAACCCCATTCTTCACAAAGCGAATTGTTGGATGAACGCGCTCGTTTTATGGAAATGGTAGCGCAATTGATCGCGCAAAGTGTGCGTTTGGCCAATGAAATCGAAAAAGAGCGTCAGGATTTAACCGATGAACGCGACCGTTTGCAACGAACTATTCGTTTAAATTACGGTTTTGACAATATTGTGGGGCATTCTAAGGCAATGCAGCGCGTATTTGAAATGGTGCGGCAGGTGGCGAAATGGAACACCACTATACCAAAATTATGTGAGATATAA
- the nusB gene encoding transcription antitermination factor NusB, with the protein MADLHPLVGVSEQARVVVPQARTYARERALQALYQWSLAGHDIKTIEEQFLAEQPMERVDVDYFLLLLHGVPAHIGELDQEISPLLDRKISQLDPIEHSILRMGCYELKYQKEVPWRTVIDEGVKLAKKFGAADESYKYVNGVLDKLARKQL; encoded by the coding sequence ATGGCAGACCTTCATCCGCTTGTTGGGGTGAGCGAACAGGCTCGCGTTGTGGTGCCGCAGGCGCGTACTTATGCCCGTGAACGGGCGTTGCAGGCTCTGTATCAATGGAGTTTGGCGGGACATGACATCAAGACCATCGAAGAACAATTTTTGGCTGAACAACCGATGGAGCGAGTGGATGTGGATTATTTTCTTTTGTTACTACACGGCGTTCCTGCGCACATTGGCGAGTTAGATCAGGAAATTTCTCCGTTGTTAGATCGAAAAATAAGCCAATTAGACCCGATTGAACACAGTATTTTACGCATGGGTTGTTACGAATTGAAGTATCAAAAAGAAGTCCCTTGGCGCACGGTGATTGATGAGGGTGTGAAATTGGCGAAAAAATTTGGCGCAGCCGACGAAAGTTATAAATACGTCAATGGCGTATTAGACAAGTTAGCGAGAAAACAGTTATAA
- the nifL gene encoding nitrogen fixation negative regulator NifL: MTEHSNPPKNLPLAQQFTHLTAAITALLAHPPRDLAPEVLAAFRFAAQQKNPLLPPNLFYEAVQQAQVAISITDLQANILYANPAFERVTGYPLETMMGLNESYLSDHKTPSIVYKTLWGRLSQKKPWTGMLVNRRENGERYLAEVTIAPVLDPQGETVYYLGMHRDVTEVYDLEQKVKNQKALIESVVDAAPVVIALLDENHQVILDNQEYKKLLGDLRTRDPAAVFLQAIQDELGERWLNLKNNGGSFVDREVRFDQGGKRSPRWFVCSGTWFRERDPRADAFFESRKQSYFLLVAKEITDLKRQQEEMKMNVLRTMVAEGEAIENMRETLAGAIHQFAGPLNMIAAAVGMLERRAEHKGEADPLCEALQNALNSAETAIENLRLSIPAFTEEPVMPVNLNEVLRDVLSISTQRLLAQGVIVDWEPAPVLPAVLARVGRFRSLFKHLVDNSIDAMRDAGTKAPELTIQTLAVEDRVRVVVQDNGPGIPEHLHFRVFEPFFTTKSKANRGAGLGLTTAQEVVNLHSGTLHIDPHYHQGCRFIVEFPVALTR, from the coding sequence ATGACTGAACATTCCAATCCTCCTAAAAACCTACCCTTAGCCCAGCAGTTTACGCATTTAACCGCGGCGATAACGGCTTTATTAGCGCATCCGCCTCGTGATTTAGCCCCTGAAGTGTTAGCGGCGTTTCGTTTTGCGGCGCAACAAAAAAATCCGTTGTTGCCGCCTAATTTGTTTTATGAAGCAGTACAACAAGCGCAAGTGGCTATTTCGATTACGGATTTGCAAGCCAATATTTTATATGCCAATCCTGCTTTTGAGCGGGTGACGGGTTATCCTTTGGAGACGATGATGGGACTCAATGAGTCTTACTTATCCGATCACAAAACGCCTTCCATTGTTTATAAAACGCTGTGGGGACGTTTGTCACAAAAAAAACCATGGACAGGGATGTTGGTCAATCGTCGAGAAAATGGCGAACGCTATTTGGCTGAAGTCACGATTGCGCCCGTTCTCGATCCACAAGGGGAAACGGTTTATTATTTGGGAATGCACCGCGATGTCACAGAAGTTTATGATTTGGAACAGAAAGTTAAAAATCAAAAAGCCTTGATTGAATCGGTGGTCGATGCCGCGCCTGTGGTGATTGCTTTGTTAGATGAGAATCATCAAGTCATTCTTGATAATCAGGAGTATAAAAAATTACTGGGTGATTTACGTACCCGCGATCCTGCCGCGGTTTTTTTACAAGCAATTCAAGACGAATTGGGGGAGCGGTGGTTGAATTTGAAAAACAATGGGGGAAGTTTTGTAGACCGTGAAGTGCGTTTTGATCAAGGCGGAAAACGTTCGCCGCGTTGGTTTGTGTGTTCGGGGACTTGGTTTCGGGAGCGCGATCCGCGGGCGGATGCTTTTTTTGAATCGCGTAAACAGAGTTATTTTCTGCTGGTGGCCAAAGAAATCACCGATTTAAAACGCCAACAAGAAGAAATGAAAATGAATGTATTGCGCACGATGGTGGCCGAAGGTGAAGCCATTGAAAATATGCGCGAAACCTTGGCCGGTGCCATTCATCAATTCGCAGGGCCGTTGAACATGATCGCCGCGGCGGTGGGGATGTTAGAACGCCGCGCCGAGCATAAAGGGGAAGCCGATCCGTTGTGCGAGGCTTTGCAAAACGCGCTTAATTCGGCAGAAACGGCAATTGAAAATTTGCGGTTAAGTATTCCTGCGTTTACCGAAGAACCCGTGATGCCCGTTAATTTAAATGAGGTGTTGCGCGATGTATTAAGTATTTCAACGCAACGCTTGTTAGCGCAGGGGGTGATTGTGGATTGGGAGCCGGCCCCGGTGTTGCCTGCGGTGTTGGCGCGGGTAGGACGTTTTCGCAGTTTATTCAAGCACTTAGTCGATAACTCTATTGATGCCATGCGCGATGCAGGCACCAAAGCCCCCGAACTGACTATTCAAACCTTAGCCGTAGAGGATCGGGTTAGAGTTGTTGTACAAGACAACGGCCCCGGTATCCCCGAACATTTACATTTTCGGGTCTTTGAACCTTTTTTTACCACCAAAAGCAAAGCCAACCGCGGCGCAGGATTGGGATTGACGACGGCACAAGAGGTGGTTAATTTACATTCTGGCACGTTGCACATTGATCCCCATTATCATCAAGGATGTCGTTTTATTGTCGAGTTTCCTGTGGCATTAACTCGTTAG
- a CDS encoding sigma 54-interacting transcriptional regulator has protein sequence MLIRGESGTGKELIANAIHYNSPRHHANFIKVNCAALPESLLESELFGHEKGAFSGAVAQRKGLFERANRGTLFLDEIGEISPSFQAKLLRVLQEGEFERVGGTKTLKVDVRIITATHVDLEGAVEAGHFREDLYYRLNVMPIKLPPLCERLEDVPELARFLIKKIEKMQDRKLDLTDSAIRLLMRHDWPGNVRELANCLERAAIMSGNGIIDDEAISLGVSGFEKRTSVADTFEPSRASRQDNLVDLNDDSLNERDRVIAALEQAGWVQAKAARLLNMTPRQIAYRIQTLNIKVKNI, from the coding sequence ATTTTAATTCGCGGTGAGTCAGGAACGGGGAAAGAATTAATTGCCAATGCCATTCATTATAATTCGCCGCGCCATCATGCGAATTTTATTAAAGTGAATTGTGCAGCATTACCAGAAAGTTTATTAGAATCTGAGTTATTTGGTCATGAGAAAGGCGCGTTTAGTGGTGCAGTCGCACAGCGTAAAGGTTTGTTTGAACGGGCGAATCGTGGCACTTTATTTTTAGACGAAATTGGCGAAATTTCTCCCAGTTTTCAAGCCAAATTATTGCGGGTGTTGCAAGAGGGCGAATTTGAGCGCGTCGGTGGCACGAAAACGTTAAAAGTCGATGTGCGCATTATCACAGCCACTCATGTGGATTTGGAAGGCGCAGTGGAAGCGGGACACTTTCGAGAGGATTTATATTATCGCTTGAATGTGATGCCGATTAAATTACCGCCTTTATGTGAACGCTTGGAAGATGTTCCCGAATTGGCGCGATTCTTAATTAAGAAAATTGAGAAAATGCAAGATCGCAAATTGGATTTAACCGACAGTGCCATTCGTTTATTAATGCGTCATGATTGGCCAGGGAATGTGCGGGAATTGGCGAATTGTTTAGAACGCGCTGCCATTATGTCGGGCAATGGAATCATTGATGATGAAGCGATTAGTTTGGGCGTTTCGGGTTTTGAGAAACGCACCAGCGTAGCCGATACCTTCGAGCCATCTCGTGCCAGCAGACAAGACAACTTGGTGGATTTAAACGACGATTCACTGAATGAACGTGACCGCGTCATTGCGGCGTTGGAACAAGCGGGCTGGGTGCAGGCCAAAGCGGCGCGTTTACTGAATATGACTCCGCGCCAAATCGCTTATCGTATTCAAACCTTAAATATTAAGGTGAAGAATATTTGA
- a CDS encoding PP0621 family protein, protein MFFRWIVLAIILWLTWHVARRLWREHQKRELQAQQPTELSTQKMLRCPQCGVHFPEQEGVKSGETVFCSTRCAREHVKS, encoded by the coding sequence ATGTTTTTTCGTTGGATAGTATTAGCGATAATTCTGTGGTTGACGTGGCATGTGGCGCGTCGTTTATGGCGCGAGCATCAAAAACGTGAATTGCAGGCGCAACAACCCACCGAATTATCCACTCAAAAAATGTTACGCTGCCCGCAATGTGGCGTGCATTTTCCTGAGCAAGAGGGTGTGAAATCAGGCGAGACGGTTTTCTGCTCTACGCGGTGTGCGCGAGAGCATGTTAAATCGTAA
- the ribH gene encoding 6,7-dimethyl-8-ribityllumazine synthase has product MYHSIEGLLTPCEGQFAIVISRFNSFITESLLAGALDTLKRHGVADSSVTLVRVPGAYEMPLIAQRLATSKRYDAIIALGAVIRGGTPHFEYVAGECAKGLAQVSLQYDLPVIFGVLTVDSIEQAIERAGTKAGNKGADAALSALEMVNLLRQLGQ; this is encoded by the coding sequence ATGTACCATTCTATTGAAGGTCTTTTAACTCCTTGTGAGGGGCAATTTGCGATTGTTATTTCGCGTTTTAACAGTTTTATTACGGAAAGTTTATTGGCAGGCGCATTAGATACGCTGAAACGCCACGGCGTGGCTGATTCTTCGGTGACGCTGGTGCGCGTACCGGGCGCGTATGAAATGCCTTTAATTGCACAACGCTTGGCCACTTCTAAACGTTATGATGCTATTATTGCATTAGGGGCTGTGATTCGCGGTGGCACGCCTCATTTTGAATATGTCGCAGGTGAATGTGCTAAAGGATTGGCACAAGTGTCTTTACAGTATGATTTACCCGTTATTTTTGGCGTGCTGACGGTCGATTCCATTGAACAAGCCATTGAGCGCGCTGGCACTAAAGCGGGTAATAAAGGCGCAGATGCGGCTTTATCGGCATTAGAAATGGTCAATTTACTGCGTCAATTGGGACAATAA
- the bioF gene encoding 8-amino-7-oxononanoate synthase: MSLHDFLNAQLAQRHRDQLYRQPWPHHGKQQPLLRHHGRDYLSFCSNDYLGLASDSRLIDTLQHASKDYGIGSGASHLVSGHHQAHQELESALAKFLGRERALVFSTGYMANIGVMTALMGREDAIFADKFNHASLVDGSLLSRAQSQRYAHLDMAALANLLARSEKKHRLIISDGVFSMDGDIAPLPELLHLAQQYDAWLMLDDAHGLGVLGETGRGTEAYFNALNSVPILVGTFSKAFGGMGAFVAGSALLIDYMIQAARSYIYTTALPPALAEVNRHALHLAQTESWRREHLHFLIDYFRQQAKILNIPLMPSITPIQGIILGSAERALTVSQALWQRGLFVTAIRPPTVPLHRARLRITFSALHQKEQVDQLLSALAELLSPCFISTDTA; the protein is encoded by the coding sequence ATGTCTTTACACGATTTTTTAAACGCCCAATTAGCCCAACGTCACCGCGATCAATTATATCGCCAACCCTGGCCGCATCATGGCAAACAACAACCTTTATTACGTCACCATGGACGTGATTATTTAAGTTTTTGCAGCAATGATTATTTAGGACTGGCCAGCGATTCGCGGTTAATAGACACATTACAGCACGCCAGTAAAGATTATGGCATAGGCAGTGGGGCTTCTCATTTGGTCAGTGGTCATCATCAAGCGCACCAAGAATTAGAAAGTGCATTAGCGAAATTTTTGGGACGGGAACGGGCTTTAGTCTTTTCCACAGGATACATGGCCAATATCGGCGTAATGACCGCATTAATGGGGCGCGAAGATGCCATTTTTGCCGATAAATTCAATCATGCCTCTTTAGTCGATGGCAGTTTATTATCTCGCGCCCAATCACAGCGTTACGCCCATCTTGATATGGCTGCATTAGCCAATTTATTAGCGCGCAGTGAAAAAAAACATCGTTTAATCATTAGCGATGGCGTATTTAGTATGGATGGGGATATTGCGCCTTTACCTGAATTGCTTCATTTAGCCCAACAATATGATGCGTGGTTGATGCTGGATGATGCGCATGGTTTAGGGGTTTTAGGAGAAACGGGGCGCGGCACAGAGGCTTATTTTAATGCGCTTAATTCCGTCCCTATTTTGGTGGGGACATTCAGTAAAGCCTTTGGTGGCATGGGGGCATTTGTCGCGGGAAGTGCGCTATTGATTGACTATATGATTCAAGCGGCGCGCAGTTATATTTACACCACGGCATTACCACCTGCATTAGCTGAGGTGAATCGTCACGCTTTACACCTCGCACAAACCGAATCTTGGCGACGTGAACACTTACATTTTCTCATTGATTATTTTCGTCAGCAGGCAAAAATATTAAATATTCCATTAATGCCTTCTATAACTCCCATTCAAGGGATTATTTTAGGCTCTGCCGAGCGGGCATTGACGGTGAGTCAAGCTTTATGGCAACGGGGTTTATTCGTCACGGCGATTCGGCCGCCGACCGTGCCACTTCATCGCGCACGTTTACGCATCACTTTCTCGGCGTTGCACCAAAAAGAACAAGTCGATCAATTACTCAGCGCATTAGCCGAATTATTGTCACCTTGTTTTATTTCCACTGACACCGCATGA
- the ribBA gene encoding bifunctional 3,4-dihydroxy-2-butanone-4-phosphate synthase/GTP cyclohydrolase II, whose protein sequence is MALNRIEELIEDIRQGKMVVLMDDEDRENEGDLVMAAVKVRPEDINFMARYGRGLICLTLTPEHCRQLQLPLMVSDNQAAYATNFTVSIEAARGVTTGISAADRATTIQAAVAENAKPSDLVQPGHVFPLMAQPGGVLRRAGHTEAGCDLARLAGLPPAGVLVEILNEDGSMARRPDLEQFAAVHQLKIGTIADLIRFRVENEKAVKRVGQCQMPTEHGEFTLFAYQDVIDETVHFALVMGEHVFDDEVLVRVHISNVLCDLTSSTREECGWPLQNALQRIAQEGRGIVLILQQPQSSEQVIRMIQHYSRRDHGVELPATPSTTDLRTYGLGAQILLDLGVKKMRILSAPKKIHAISGFGLEVVDYVTH, encoded by the coding sequence ATGGCTTTAAACCGCATTGAAGAACTGATTGAAGACATCCGTCAAGGCAAAATGGTGGTGTTGATGGATGACGAAGACCGCGAAAATGAAGGCGATTTGGTTATGGCCGCCGTTAAAGTCAGACCTGAAGATATTAATTTTATGGCGCGTTATGGTCGCGGTTTGATTTGTCTCACACTTACACCAGAACATTGTCGGCAATTACAATTACCTCTAATGGTCAGTGATAATCAAGCCGCTTATGCCACCAATTTTACGGTGTCTATTGAGGCGGCGAGAGGCGTGACCACGGGAATTTCTGCCGCGGATCGGGCAACGACGATTCAGGCTGCTGTGGCGGAAAATGCCAAGCCGTCGGATTTGGTGCAACCGGGGCATGTATTTCCTTTGATGGCGCAACCGGGTGGTGTTTTACGTCGGGCGGGGCATACCGAGGCGGGTTGTGATTTGGCGCGGTTGGCGGGTTTGCCGCCAGCGGGCGTGTTGGTAGAAATTCTTAACGAAGATGGCAGTATGGCGCGCCGTCCTGATTTGGAACAGTTTGCGGCGGTGCATCAGTTGAAAATCGGCACAATCGCCGATCTGATCCGTTTTCGCGTGGAAAATGAAAAAGCTGTGAAACGAGTTGGCCAATGTCAAATGCCCACAGAACACGGAGAATTTACCTTATTCGCTTATCAAGATGTGATTGATGAAACCGTCCATTTTGCGTTGGTGATGGGTGAGCATGTGTTTGATGATGAGGTGTTGGTGCGGGTGCATATTAGTAATGTATTATGTGATTTGACCAGTAGCACTCGTGAAGAATGCGGCTGGCCTTTACAAAATGCACTACAACGCATCGCCCAAGAAGGACGTGGTATCGTCTTGATTTTACAGCAACCACAAAGCAGTGAACAAGTGATCCGCATGATTCAGCATTATTCCCGACGCGATCACGGTGTAGAACTTCCTGCCACGCCGTCTACCACGGATTTACGCACCTATGGCTTGGGCGCGCAAATTTTGCTGGATTTGGGCGTGAAGAAAATGCGCATTCTCAGTGCGCCTAAAAAGATACATGCCATTTCGGGTTTTGGTTTAGAAGTGGTTGATTATGTCACGCATTAA
- a CDS encoding IS630 family transposase, translated as MNKRYEDLEELMSTGEAREVKRAMAVRMSLLGFVRAEAALACCVSVQFVDKWKAIYLASGVEGLKLAYKGSPGYLKPREREDVINWIQEKKTITIEELKRYLKEEYDVFYSSNTSYTKLLEEANLSYKKTHKENSAKDEVKVEAKKKEIKDLIDKEREQIESGEVMYWMQDESHQLWGDICGYVWSKKGERTSIKMSNYRTSQTWYGAVNIYTGEFILDRAKKADTKYTIDFINWLIYRYKEARHVIIWDGASYHRSEGLRTYLEKLNGGLPESEWKVRLLRFAPNAPEQNPVEDIWLQGKNWVRKNFHRLSSFKEVTSMFETFLSGKVFKFNKIKQYLIPNI; from the coding sequence ATGAACAAGAGATATGAAGATTTAGAAGAGTTAATGTCAACAGGTGAAGCGAGAGAAGTGAAGCGAGCGATGGCAGTAAGAATGTCTTTGCTTGGTTTTGTGCGTGCGGAAGCGGCTTTAGCGTGTTGTGTCAGTGTGCAATTTGTGGATAAATGGAAAGCCATTTATTTAGCGTCAGGGGTGGAAGGATTAAAGTTAGCGTATAAAGGCTCGCCAGGGTATTTAAAGCCGCGTGAACGAGAAGATGTGATTAATTGGATACAAGAAAAGAAGACAATAACAATAGAGGAACTAAAGAGATACTTAAAAGAGGAGTATGATGTTTTCTATTCTTCAAATACTTCTTATACTAAATTATTAGAAGAAGCGAATTTAAGTTATAAGAAGACACACAAAGAGAATTCGGCAAAAGATGAGGTAAAAGTAGAAGCTAAAAAAAAAGAGATTAAGGATTTAATAGATAAGGAGCGTGAACAGATAGAAAGTGGAGAGGTAATGTACTGGATGCAAGACGAAAGCCATCAGTTGTGGGGAGATATTTGTGGTTATGTTTGGTCGAAAAAAGGAGAAAGAACGTCAATAAAGATGAGTAATTATCGCACTTCTCAAACGTGGTATGGAGCGGTGAATATTTATACGGGAGAATTTATTTTAGATAGGGCAAAGAAAGCTGATACAAAATATACGATAGACTTTATTAACTGGCTCATTTACAGATATAAAGAAGCCCGTCATGTGATTATTTGGGATGGTGCAAGTTATCATCGTTCTGAAGGTTTAAGAACTTATTTAGAGAAATTAAATGGGGGACTTCCAGAATCAGAATGGAAAGTTCGTTTATTAAGATTTGCGCCCAATGCCCCAGAGCAAAATCCAGTCGAGGATATTTGGCTTCAAGGTAAGAATTGGGTCAGAAAGAATTTTCATCGTCTATCAAGCTTTAAAGAAGTCACTAGTATGTTTGAGACCTTTTTGTCAGGTAAAGTGTTTAAGTTTAATAAAATTAAACAGTATCTTATACCTAATATCTAG
- a CDS encoding NAD(P)-dependent oxidoreductase: MNPTVAFIGLGVIGFPIAAHLAQHGHHLRVYNRSPAKSYAWQQSYPGQAVTDIATAVSGVDFVISCVGNDADLRQIGLGPHGIFAHIKPNAIWIDHTTASADIAQEFAHTAQQHQAHFLDAPVSGGQSGAQQGILTIMVGGDAAIFARAEAILRHYAKAVTHIGASGSGQLAKMVNQIAIAGLLQSLSEAIHFGQHAGLDMSLVLGVLRHGAAQSWQMEQRGNTMIAGEFDFGFAVDWMRKDLGLCLAEARRNGASLPVAALVDQFYAEVQQLGGHRWDTSSLIARLSTPRSRA; this comes from the coding sequence ATGAACCCCACAGTCGCCTTTATCGGACTGGGCGTGATCGGCTTCCCCATCGCCGCACATCTCGCCCAACACGGCCATCACCTGCGCGTCTACAATCGCTCCCCCGCCAAATCCTACGCATGGCAACAATCTTATCCCGGCCAAGCCGTCACCGACATCGCCACCGCCGTATCGGGCGTTGATTTTGTCATCAGTTGCGTGGGCAACGATGCCGACTTGCGCCAGATCGGCTTAGGCCCCCACGGCATCTTTGCCCACATCAAACCCAATGCCATCTGGATCGACCACACCACCGCCTCCGCCGACATCGCCCAAGAATTCGCCCACACCGCACAACAACATCAAGCCCATTTCCTAGATGCCCCCGTATCAGGCGGTCAATCGGGCGCACAACAAGGCATACTCACCATCATGGTGGGCGGAGACGCGGCCATTTTTGCCCGCGCAGAAGCCATATTACGCCATTACGCCAAAGCCGTGACCCATATCGGTGCATCAGGCAGCGGACAATTGGCCAAAATGGTCAACCAAATCGCCATCGCAGGCCTATTACAAAGCCTATCCGAAGCCATCCATTTTGGACAACACGCGGGATTAGACATGTCCTTAGTCCTAGGGGTTCTGCGTCACGGCGCAGCCCAATCGTGGCAAATGGAACAGCGCGGCAACACCATGATCGCAGGGGAATTTGATTTTGGTTTTGCGGTCGATTGGATGCGTAAAGACTTGGGATTATGTTTAGCCGAAGCGCGCCGTAATGGAGCAAGCTTACCCGTCGCGGCCTTGGTAGACCAATTTTATGCCGAAGTGCAGCAACTGGGCGGCCACCGTTGGGACACCTCCAGCTTAATCGCACGTTTGTCCACGCCTCGCTCACGGGCTTAA